In a genomic window of Hymenobacter chitinivorans DSM 11115:
- a CDS encoding alpha/beta hydrolase: MKKLLLLLVLALAGLPQVRAQAVIDTTRGRYHQPIFSAITARTNVVFGSAVNYLGNPQTLTMNIYEPTGDTVRRRPLLVFAHGGGFVSGAKTDQDVTELCQRYARLGYVTASIDYRVLFLPFDTTNIARAAIRATQDMRAAVRFFRQDAATSKTCRIHPGYIFAAGSSAGAFMALQLAYLDKASEAPAYLELAQLGGLEGNSGNPGYSSAVRGVVNLCGALGRPQWIEPGDVPFVSMHGTADGTVPYGRGTVGSGLPAQLVFGSGALKPRADAVGVPNPLYTFKGAGHVPYSGTSARALAYMDTTFRFVRDFLRPILRQPGTVTARRPAEKLTAMQVYPQPATTEVRLTAAAGVAFQPRTLELLDATGRLVRRFRWEQPEQPVRRGNLVPGFYLLRGAGLAPQRVVFE; this comes from the coding sequence ATGAAAAAACTTCTCCTCCTTCTCGTGCTGGCCCTGGCCGGACTACCCCAGGTGCGGGCCCAGGCCGTTATTGACACCACCCGCGGCCGGTACCATCAACCCATATTTTCGGCCATTACCGCCCGCACTAACGTTGTGTTTGGGTCCGCGGTAAACTACCTGGGCAACCCGCAGACGCTGACGATGAACATCTACGAGCCCACCGGCGACACGGTGCGGCGCCGGCCGCTGCTGGTGTTTGCCCACGGCGGGGGCTTTGTGTCGGGGGCCAAAACCGACCAGGACGTAACCGAGCTGTGCCAGCGCTACGCCCGCCTGGGCTACGTCACGGCCAGCATCGACTACCGAGTTTTGTTTCTGCCCTTTGATACCACCAATATTGCCCGGGCCGCCATCCGGGCCACCCAGGACATGCGGGCGGCGGTGCGTTTTTTTCGCCAGGATGCGGCCACCAGCAAAACCTGCCGGATTCACCCCGGCTACATTTTCGCCGCCGGCAGCTCGGCCGGGGCCTTCATGGCGTTACAGCTGGCTTACCTCGACAAAGCCAGTGAAGCGCCAGCCTATCTGGAGCTGGCCCAGCTCGGCGGTTTGGAAGGCAACAGCGGCAACCCTGGCTACTCCAGCGCCGTGCGCGGGGTCGTGAACCTGTGCGGGGCCCTGGGTCGGCCGCAGTGGATTGAGCCCGGCGACGTGCCCTTCGTGAGTATGCACGGCACCGCCGACGGCACTGTGCCCTACGGCCGCGGCACGGTGGGCAGCGGCCTGCCGGCCCAGCTCGTTTTCGGCAGCGGCGCCCTCAAGCCCCGGGCCGACGCGGTGGGCGTGCCCAACCCGCTCTACACCTTCAAAGGTGCCGGCCACGTGCCCTACAGTGGTACCAGTGCCCGGGCCCTGGCTTACATGGATACCACCTTCCGCTTCGTGCGCGACTTTCTGCGGCCTATTCTGCGCCAGCCCGGCACGGTTACGGCCCGCCGCCCGGCCGAAAAGCTGACCGCCATGCAAGTGTATCCGCAGCCCGCTACCACCGAGGTGCGCCTGACGGCCGCGGCCGGCGTTGCTTTCCAGCCCCGCACCCTGGAGCTACTCGACGCCACGGGCCGCCTGGTGCGCCGCTTCCGCTGGGAGCAGCCCGAGCAGCCTGTCCGCCGCGGAAACCTGGTGCCCGGCTTTTACCTGCTGCGCGGGGCCGGCTTGGCCCCGCAGCGGGTGGTGTTTGAGTAA
- a CDS encoding homoserine dehydrogenase codes for MSPVSSINPAVSAIAASLVTAKAPLRIGLIGFGCVGQGLYDILQHLPGFGAEVRRIAVKNPAKPRSLPAEAFSFRADELLQDPELDVLVEVIDDAAEAFRLVSTALRQGRQVVTANKAMVARHLPELVALQHEFGGTLLYEAAVCGSIPVVRTLDAYFGQEPLRSVSGIFNGSSNYVLTRMGQDGSEYAVALAEAQQQGFAETDPSLDMAAFDPRSKLVILAAHAYGVLLEPEQVLNLGIENVSATDISYAAVAGQKIKVVAGLYLLPNHQLSVLVTPQFVDPTSALYTVDDEFNGVVIEAEFAGPQFLRGRGAGGHPTGSAVLSDIAALRNQQRYAYPKLTTATPLAYTTDLEIEIYLRTDDELILDQLGFTDITEEADEDGYIVGYVPLDALLQHRDRLRKAGAFVARTGHVRPATHSVDALALTESE; via the coding sequence ATGTCCCCAGTCTCGTCCATTAACCCGGCCGTGTCGGCCATTGCCGCTTCCTTGGTAACGGCCAAAGCCCCGTTGCGCATCGGCCTGATTGGCTTTGGCTGCGTGGGCCAGGGCCTCTACGATATTCTGCAGCACCTGCCCGGCTTCGGGGCCGAAGTGCGGCGCATTGCCGTGAAAAACCCTGCCAAGCCCCGCTCCCTGCCCGCCGAGGCCTTCAGTTTCCGGGCCGATGAGCTGCTGCAGGACCCCGAGCTGGACGTGCTGGTCGAAGTCATTGACGACGCGGCCGAAGCCTTCCGTTTGGTCAGCACCGCCCTGCGCCAGGGCCGGCAGGTTGTAACGGCCAATAAGGCTATGGTGGCCCGGCACCTGCCCGAGCTGGTGGCCTTGCAGCACGAGTTTGGCGGCACCTTGCTCTACGAGGCGGCCGTGTGCGGCAGCATTCCGGTGGTTCGGACGCTGGACGCCTATTTCGGGCAGGAACCGCTGCGCAGCGTGAGCGGCATTTTCAACGGCTCGTCGAACTACGTGCTGACGCGCATGGGCCAGGACGGCTCTGAATACGCCGTGGCCCTGGCCGAAGCCCAGCAGCAAGGCTTTGCCGAAACCGACCCCTCACTGGACATGGCCGCCTTCGACCCCCGCTCGAAGTTGGTGATTCTGGCGGCTCATGCCTACGGCGTGCTGCTGGAGCCCGAACAGGTGCTAAACCTGGGCATCGAAAACGTCAGCGCCACCGATATCAGCTACGCCGCCGTGGCCGGCCAGAAGATTAAAGTGGTGGCCGGTTTGTACTTGTTGCCCAACCACCAGCTCAGCGTGCTGGTCACCCCGCAGTTCGTGGACCCCACCTCGGCCCTGTACACCGTGGACGACGAGTTCAACGGCGTGGTCATCGAGGCCGAGTTTGCCGGCCCCCAGTTTCTGCGGGGCCGGGGCGCGGGCGGCCACCCCACCGGCTCGGCGGTACTCTCCGATATTGCCGCCCTGCGCAACCAGCAGCGCTACGCCTACCCCAAGCTGACCACTGCCACGCCCCTGGCCTACACCACCGACCTGGAAATCGAAATCTACCTGCGCACCGACGACGAGCTGATTCTCGACCAGCTGGGCTTTACCGACATCACCGAGGAGGCCGACGAGGATGGCTACATCGTGGGCTACGTGCCGCTCGACGCCCTGCTCCAGCACCGGGACCGGCTGCGCAAAGCCGGGGCCTTCGTGGCCCGCACCGGCCACGTGCGGCCCGCCACGCACTCAGTTGACGCCCTGGCGCTGACGGAAAGTGAGTAG
- a CDS encoding homoserine O-acetyltransferase family protein: MNQPRLLNLPAGLLLESGATLAPVQIAYHTFGTLNEARDNVVWVCHALTANADVLSWWAGLFGADCYFDPADWFVVCANILGSCYGSTGPLTPAGPAAEPLYQQFPLVTIRDLVAAHEALRLELGLTRIHTLIGGSLGGQQALEWAILRPEVFANLVVLATNAQHSPWGIAFNEAQRLAIFADTTYHEATPTGGQRGLKAARATALLSYRSYDAYGRTQAETDPDRLDEFRASSYQQHQGDKLVARFNAYSYVALSRTMDTHHLGRGRGSIAAALGQIRARTLVLSISSDVLFPPAEQQLLARHISGATYAAMDSEFGHDGFLIETVQITQFLEQFYVPSLVH; this comes from the coding sequence ATGAATCAGCCCCGGCTTTTGAACCTACCAGCGGGCCTCTTGCTCGAAAGTGGCGCGACGCTGGCTCCGGTGCAGATAGCCTACCACACCTTCGGCACCCTGAACGAGGCCCGCGACAATGTGGTGTGGGTGTGCCACGCCCTGACGGCCAATGCCGACGTGCTCAGCTGGTGGGCCGGCCTGTTTGGTGCCGACTGCTATTTCGACCCGGCCGACTGGTTTGTCGTCTGCGCCAACATTCTGGGCTCCTGCTACGGCAGCACCGGTCCGCTCACGCCCGCGGGGCCCGCGGCGGAACCGCTCTACCAGCAGTTTCCCCTGGTCACGATTCGGGACTTGGTAGCGGCCCACGAGGCGCTGCGGCTGGAGTTGGGCCTGACCAGAATTCACACCCTGATTGGCGGCTCTTTGGGCGGGCAACAGGCGTTGGAATGGGCTATTCTGCGGCCCGAGGTGTTTGCCAACCTGGTGGTACTAGCCACCAACGCCCAACATTCGCCCTGGGGAATTGCCTTCAACGAAGCCCAGCGGCTGGCTATTTTCGCCGACACTACCTACCACGAAGCCACGCCCACCGGCGGGCAGCGCGGCCTGAAAGCCGCCCGGGCTACGGCCCTGCTCAGCTACCGTAGCTACGACGCCTACGGCCGCACCCAGGCCGAAACCGACCCCGACCGGCTCGACGAGTTCCGGGCCAGCTCCTACCAGCAGCACCAGGGCGACAAACTCGTGGCCCGCTTCAACGCCTACAGCTACGTCGCCTTGTCGCGCACGATGGACACGCACCACCTGGGGCGGGGCCGGGGCAGTATTGCGGCGGCCCTGGGCCAGATCCGGGCCCGGACGCTGGTGCTCAGCATCAGCTCCGACGTGCTGTTTCCGCCCGCCGAGCAGCAGCTGCTGGCCCGCCACATTTCGGGCGCCACCTACGCCGCCATGGATTCCGAGTTTGGCCACGACGGTTTTCTGATTGAAACCGTCCAGATAACCCAGTTTTTAGAGCAGTTCTATGTCCCCAGTCTCGTCCATTAA
- a CDS encoding O-acetylhomoserine aminocarboxypropyltransferase/cysteine synthase family protein: MSTQALQFETLQLHAGQQPDPVTGARAVPLYQTTSYVFKNAEHGANLFALKEFGNIYTRLMNPTTDVFEQRVAALEGGVAALATGSGQAAQFIALNNILQAGDNFVSSSHLYGGTYNQFKVAFKRLGIEVRFADADNPASFETLIDENTKALYLETIGNPSFSIPDFERIAAIADKHDLPLVVDNTFGAGGYLFRPLEHGAHIVVESATKWIGGHGTSIGGVIVDGGKYDFGNGKFPQFTEPSEGYHGLVFNDVFGKNGPFGNIAFIIRARVEGLRDFGPAISPFNSWQLLIGLETLSLRVDRTVENALRIATWLEQHPQVESVNYPGLKSSPYHALAQKYLKRGFGGVLTFSIKGSKETATQFIDNLKLVSHLANVGDAKTLIIQPSATTHQQLSEEEQRAAGVTPTSLRLSVGIEHFDDIRADLAQAFDAVRNAAPTTSDDEEDAVVQPEVEHAAPLEV, from the coding sequence ATGTCCACGCAAGCCCTACAATTCGAGACCCTGCAACTCCACGCCGGCCAGCAGCCCGACCCCGTCACCGGGGCCCGCGCCGTGCCGCTCTACCAAACGACTTCCTACGTGTTTAAGAATGCCGAGCACGGGGCCAATTTGTTTGCGCTGAAGGAGTTTGGCAACATCTACACCCGGCTGATGAACCCCACCACCGACGTGTTTGAGCAACGCGTGGCGGCTTTGGAAGGTGGGGTGGCGGCGCTGGCCACGGGCTCGGGGCAGGCGGCCCAGTTTATTGCCCTGAACAACATTCTGCAGGCCGGCGACAATTTCGTGAGCAGCTCCCACCTCTACGGTGGTACTTACAACCAGTTTAAAGTGGCTTTCAAGCGTCTGGGCATCGAAGTGCGCTTCGCCGACGCCGACAACCCGGCCAGCTTTGAGACCCTAATTGACGAGAATACCAAGGCCCTGTACCTGGAAACCATCGGCAACCCGAGCTTCAGCATTCCCGACTTCGAGCGGATTGCCGCCATTGCCGACAAGCACGACCTGCCCTTGGTGGTCGACAACACCTTCGGGGCGGGCGGCTACCTGTTCCGCCCCCTGGAGCACGGGGCCCACATCGTGGTAGAATCGGCTACGAAGTGGATTGGCGGCCATGGCACGAGCATCGGCGGCGTAATTGTGGACGGTGGCAAGTATGACTTCGGCAACGGCAAGTTTCCGCAGTTCACCGAGCCTTCGGAAGGCTACCACGGCCTGGTATTCAACGACGTATTCGGCAAGAACGGGCCCTTTGGCAACATTGCCTTCATCATCCGGGCCCGGGTGGAAGGCCTGCGCGACTTCGGCCCCGCCATCAGCCCGTTCAACTCCTGGCAGCTGCTCATCGGCCTCGAAACCCTGAGCTTGCGCGTGGACCGCACCGTGGAAAACGCCCTGCGCATTGCCACCTGGCTGGAGCAGCACCCGCAGGTGGAAAGTGTGAATTATCCGGGTCTGAAAAGCAGCCCCTACCACGCTTTGGCCCAGAAATACCTCAAGCGCGGCTTCGGCGGCGTGCTGACCTTCAGCATCAAGGGCAGCAAGGAAACGGCCACTCAGTTTATCGACAACCTAAAGCTGGTGAGCCATTTGGCCAACGTGGGCGACGCCAAAACGCTGATTATCCAGCCCTCGGCCACCACGCACCAGCAGCTTTCGGAAGAGGAACAGCGCGCCGCCGGCGTAACGCCCACTTCCCTGCGCTTGTCGGTCGGTATTGAGCATTTTGATGATATCCGCGCGGATCTGGCCCAGGCCTTTGACGCCGTACGTAACGCGGCTCCCACGACTTCCGATGACGAGGAGGACGCCGTGGTGCAGCCCGAAGTAGAACACGCTGCCCCGCTGGAGGTCTAA
- a CDS encoding LysM peptidoglycan-binding domain-containing protein, translated as MGLFDFLSNKGEEKPVQPAAKPAAGGTDFFGNNTAAGTPAAQPAAAKGDSYTVVSGDSLSKIAKHHYGDASKWHQIYEANKAIIGANPDHIEVGQQLTLPTL; from the coding sequence ATGGGACTGTTCGATTTCCTCAGCAATAAAGGCGAAGAAAAACCGGTTCAACCCGCCGCCAAGCCCGCCGCCGGTGGCACCGATTTTTTTGGCAATAACACCGCCGCCGGCACGCCCGCGGCGCAACCCGCCGCCGCAAAAGGCGACTCTTACACTGTTGTCAGCGGTGATTCGCTGTCCAAGATTGCCAAGCACCACTACGGGGACGCCTCGAAGTGGCACCAGATTTACGAAGCCAACAAAGCCATTATCGGCGCTAACCCCGACCATATCGAAGTGGGTCAGCAGCTTACGTTACCTACTCTTTAG